A window of the Drosophila gunungcola strain Sukarami chromosome X unlocalized genomic scaffold, Dgunungcola_SK_2 000043F, whole genome shotgun sequence genome harbors these coding sequences:
- the LOC128260875 gene encoding uncharacterized protein LOC128260875, which produces MTSILDMKAGPPDYWAEISNFFLPLKYLITNDRFDSLVRDIDLYYLINGVFWIFVALSCGYYAFQRLFQFFLKSSNMKHFQRRLFARVIWNIAFYSASCLFLHFYNEFMILPQLMKNQGRYSLFYSSENLIFYRSHQAEKFQFYSIFIITFYLHGAWLDFKDADFLEVGSKGLYLLSLVAIDVYRYENYFVGLNLTVGLYSILTEVLALLVLPSTNSHRIIYQVFLGLRIVVWAYVFVNLLPFKYFIPTLFAKNFKLPLNVPIWLWYGISIWNSPVLQYFYHQIYHTAPSDCSGEGSAAKCILVKDTSEFRHYKTLKKAYLEVKLAHIRTTSNSLPSETSSASAKTFQAIKCVMMLKRKLKRIREGRGHEPEDENDDLVTDA; this is translated from the exons ATGACCTCCATTCTGGACATGAAGGCCGGTCCGCCCGACTACTGGGCGGAAATCAGCAACTTTTTCCTACCGCTGAAATACCTGATCACCAACGACCGCTTCGATTCGTTGGTCCGGGACATAGACCTCTATTACCTTATCAACGGGGTCTTCTGGATCTTCGTGGCCTTGTCCTGCGGCTACTACGCCTTCCAGCGCCTCTTCCAG TTCTTCCTAAAGTCGTCCAATATGAAGCACTTTCAGCGGAGACTGTTCGCCCGTGTGATCTGGAACATCGCCTTCTACTCAGCTAGCTGCCTGTTCCTGCACTTCTACAACGAGTTCATGATCCTGCCGCAGCTTATGAAGAACCAGGGGCGCTACTCGCTGTTCTACTCCTCGGAAAACCTGATCTTCTATCGCTCGCACCAGGCGGAGAAGTTCCAGTTCTACTCGATCTTCATCATCACGTTCTACCTGCATGGGGCCTGGCTGGACTTCAAGGACGCCGACTTTCTGGAGGTGGGCTCCAAGGGACTCTACCTGTTGTCCCTCGTCGCCATCGATGTTTACAG GTACGAGAACTACTTTGTGGGACTGAATCTGACGGTGGGTCTGTACAGCATACTTACCGAGGTGCTGGCCCTGCTGGTCCTGCCCAGCACCAATTCGCACCGGATCATATACCAGGTCTTCCTCGGCCTGCGGATAGTCGTGTGGGCGTATGTGTTCGTCAACCTGCTGCCCTTCAAGTACTTCATACCCACGCTGTTCGCCAAGAACTTCAAGCTGCCCCTGAACGTGCCGATTTGGTTGTGGTACGGAATCTCGATCTGGAACTCACCGGTGCTGCAGTATTTCTACCATCAGATATATCACACAGCTCCCTCAGATTGTTCGGGCGAAGGATCGGCAGCTAA GTGCATCCTGGTCAAGGACACCAGTGAGTTTCGACACTACAAGACGCTGAAAAAGGCCTATTTGGAGGTGAAGCTGGCCCATATTAGGACCACGTCCAACTCGCTACCCTCCGAAACCAGTTCGGCCTCGGCCAAAACCTTCCAGGCCATCAAATGCGTCATGATGCTGAAGCGCAAGTTGAAGCGGATTCGCGAGGGACGTGGTCATGAGCCGGAAGATGAAAACGATGATCTGGTCACCGATGCCTAA
- the LOC128260878 gene encoding pyridoxine/pyridoxamine 5'-phosphate oxidase yields MTSALAKIEDFPSDPVEFFKQILQAAAEGHPEGFMQEMNLATVDEEFGVLNRTVLYRGLTADNFVFYITHRYTRNFKNLQANPKACITFYMPDVKDQAGKDTTWQVRLIGATAVELPQDEMDGLWAKENLASQIRGHICPCGEPINYDDLKAKHDKFLQEHSGKSIERPASYTAWQFQPQRWDFLKVGLNEIADRVQYRLQSNGKWESMHIAT; encoded by the exons ATGACGTCCGCTTTGGCCAAAATCGAGGACTTTCCCTCCGATCCCGTGGAATTTTTTAAGCAGATCCTGCAGGCAGCGGCCGAGGGACATCCGGAGGGATTTATGCAGGAAATGAATCTGGCCACGGTGGACGAGGAATTCGGAGTCCTCAATCGCACTGTTCTGTATCGAGGGCTCACCGCGGATAACTTTGTGTTCTACATAACGCATCGGTATacgcgcaacttcaagaacctTCAGGCCAATCCCAAGGCCTGCATTACCTTCTATATGCCGGATGTCAAGGATCAAGCCGGAAAGGATACCACATGGCAAGTGCGACTGATCGGGGCCACTGCCGTGGAACTTCCCCAGGACGAAATGGATGGCTTGTGGGCCAAGGAGAACTTGGCATCCCAAATCAGGGGTCACATCTGCCCCTGCGGAGAGCCCATCAATTACGATGATCTGAAGGCAAAGCACGATAAATTCCTGCAGGAACATAGCGGCAAATCCATCGAGAGGCCTGCCAGCTA TACCGCCTGGCAATTCCAGCCGCAACGATGGGACTTCCTGAAAGTGGGTCTCAACGAGATCGCCGATCGGGTACAATACCGCCTTCAAAGCAACGGAAAATGGGAGTCCATGCACATAGCCACTTAA
- the LOC128260870 gene encoding uncharacterized protein LOC128260870 isoform X2 — MSDIYYCSNSQMKKSRDADKSSATLAATNTNANLNAANMAAADKKNNNNNCSNRNKDKSMQANGKNWKGIVQSNPNPSGNGGGGVGVGTTAQPPKVFHNTRCTRHHKPHHSHGNGLPASVGGGLGGLGGGVASSNGPSLETPQQRERERERDRERDRERDRERDRDRERERERNMEREREHHLHMHQHQHNHGLRRKSESVLSTDSDIRFTRRKLGDGQKCGCAVIAGFLIALLVAGVFVYVGYTYFRPEPLPDRVFRGRFMVLNDKWSMELANQNSMRFQHKARDYRERINLTLRRSDLREAYEGSEILALDGEDNNNIIVHFNMIFDPYAGLVSSGDLLALFHEEMTQPPQQRRHFANMTVDVASLSIKETTGLIEEPVMSSSPLGGHDETTEPVVTTTPAPPRRCSPLELTYCRQVGYNITTYPNLLGHASYEQLAQDVIVFRELVDGECHREAYDFVCRLLQPPCDTHGADLQPTPGQICREYCESFMAGCGSRLPQRFRHFFDCERFPESTGTQSCHQKPHCVSDMQSNVQSPRLCDGYADCPDLSDERSCAFCSPNALYCGRGRACVPRKARCDGKADCPDGADEKDCLSIAPLAADLLHPEPLVPYLPRFHSAGYAVFSEKGVVGKLCAEGLEGDAKLVVRQTVSESLCKSLGYESVEIFDVQNDTEQLSDYVRVLDPHAPEISFIRTHCPRRQVLYVGCGELRCGVQSALFNAKQHLALPKMSAPGDWPWLVALFREDIHVCDGTLISQDWVLTTEGCFQGQPRATWMAIVGAVRLSAKAPWTQRRRIIGMIKSPVEGSTAALVRLETPVNYSDHVRPICLPDALQRRLLQQPPAQRRSHVVPVAERLEGQQLVPRNRLAQENQQFFLIPSQEQLDSSTENHGEEEDQDEQEDHFGARAAASYMPKAEALHQELDAYPLPDHAPQVNYYGGSSSSSSGATVTSSSSASSARTATKAPVSVAVVPAAQEQIWTNCNTLGWSRQRDHLQRVQLKIGDMAPCENVSIATVNSMCMEATYQKYDCTQEEYSGAPVQCLIPNTNQWALIGVSSWRIACGPTGVERPRMYDKIASNAAWIRETISAV; from the exons aTGAAAAAATCGCGCGACGCGGATAAATCATCCGCCACGTTGGCGGCCACCAATAccaatgcaaatttaaatgcgGCCAATATGGCGGCCGCTGATaagaagaacaacaacaacaactgcagcaaTCGCAACAAAGACAAGAGCATGCAAGCGAACGGTAAAAATTGGAAG GGCATTGTCCAGAGCAATCCCAATCCAAGTGGtaatggtggtggtggagtCGGCGTGGGCACCACCGCGCAACCGCCAAAGGTTTTCCACAACACCCGATGCACAAGGCACCACAAACCGCACCACAGTCACGGCAATGGATTGCCAGCTTCCGTGGGAGGAGGATTGGGTGGATTGGGAGGAGGAGTAGCCTCCTCCAATGGACCATCGTTGGAGACGCCACAGCAGCGGGAAAGGGAGCGAGAAAGGGATCGCGAGCGGGATCGTGAGCGGGATCGTGAGCGGGATAGGGACAGAGAGCGAGAGCGGGAGCGGAACATGGAACGAGAGCGGGAACACCACCTCCACatgcaccagcaccagcacaaTCACGGCCTGAGGAGAAAGTCCGAGTCCGTCCTGTCCACCGATTCGGACATCCGCTTCACCCGCCGGAAACTGGGCGATGGCCAAAAGTGCGGTTGCGCCGTCATCGCCGGATTCCTCATCGCCCTCCTCGTCGCCGGAGTCTTTGTCTACGTGGGAT ACACCTATTTCCGGCCGGAGCCGCTGCCGGATCGCGTGTTCCGCGGCCGCTTCATGGTGCTGAACGACAAGTGGAGCATGGAGCTGGCCAACCAGAACTCGATGAGGTTCCAGCACAAGGCCCGCGACTATCGGGAACGGATCAATCTCACCCTGCGTCGGTCTGATCTGCGTGAGGCATACGAGGGCAGCGAGATATTGGCACTGGACGG CgaggacaacaacaacataatCGTGCACTTCAACATGATATTCGATCCGTACGCGGGTCTGGTGAGCAGTGGCGACCTGCTGGCCCTGTTCCACGAGGAGATGACccagccgccgcagcagcgCCGCCATTTCGCCAACATGACGGTGGACGTGGCCAGTCTGAGTATCAAGGAGACGACGGGCCTGATCGAGGAGCCGGTGATGTCCAGTTCGCCGCTGGGCGGACACGATGAGACCACCGAGCCGGTGGTGACCACCACTCCGGCTCCGCCGCGTCGCTGTTCGCCGCTGGAGCTGACCTACTGCCGCCAGGTGGGCTACAACATCACCACCTATCCGAATCTGCTGGGCCACGCCAGCTACGAGCAGCTGGCGCAGGATGTCATCGTGTTCCGGGAACTGGTCGACGGGGAGTGCCACCGGGAGGCCTACGATTTCGTGTGCCGCCTGCTCCAGCCGCCGTGCGACACCCACGGCGCCGATTTGCAGCCCACGCCGGGCCAGATTTGCCGCGAGTACTGCGAGTCCTTTATGGCCGGGTGCGGCAGTCGACTGCCGCAGCGGTTCCGGCACTTCTTCGACTGCGAACGCTTCCCGGAGTCCACGGGCACCCAGTCCTGCCACCAGAAGCCGCACTGCGTCAGCGACATGCAGTCCAATGTCCAGAGTCCCCGGCTCTGCGACGGCTATGCCGATTGCCCGGATCTCTCCGACGAACGCAGCTGCGCCTTCTGCTCCCCCAACGCCCTCTactgtgggcgtggccgggcTTGTGTGCCGCGCAAGGCGCGATGCGACGGAAAAGCCGACTGTCCGGACGGAGCCGACGAGAAGGACTGCC TTTCCATAGCTCCACTGGCCGCCGATCTGTTGCATCCAGAGCCCCTGGTTCCGTACCTCCCCCGCTTCCATTCCGCCGGATACGCCGTCTTCTCCGAAAAGGGAGTTGTGGGCAAGCTGTGCGCCGAGGGTCTGGAAGGCGATGCCAAGCTGGTGGTGCGCCAAACCGTCTCCGAGTCACTCTGCAAGTCCCTGGGATACGA ATCCGTGGAAATCTTCGATGTGCAGAACGACACGGAGCAGTTGAGCGACTACGTCCGAGTGCTAGATCCCCATGCGCCAGAGATCAGCTTCATCCGGACGCACTGCCCCCGGCGGCAGGTGCTCTACGTGGGATGCGGCGAGCTGCGGTGTGGCGTCCAGTCGGCGCTCTTCAACGCCAAGCAGCACCTGGCGCTGCCGAAGATGTCGGCGCCCGGGGATTGGCCCTGGCTGGTGGCCCTGTTCCGCGAGGACATCCACGTGTGCGACGGCACCCTGATCTCGCAGGACTGGGTCCTCACCACCGAGGGCTGCTTCCAGGGCCAGCCGCGTGCCACCTGGATGGCCATTGTGGGCGCAGTGCGTCTGTCGGCCAAGGCACCGTGGACGCAGCGGCGCCGCATCATCGGCATGATCAAGAGTCCCGTGGAGGGCTCCACGGCGGCACTGGTGCGCCTGGAGACGCCGGTCAACTACTCGGACCATGTGCGACCCATCTGCCTGCCCGATGCCCTGCAGCGGCGCCTGCTCCAGCAGCCGCCGGCCCAGAGGAGATCCCATGTCGTCCCGGTGGCCGAGCGACTGGAGGGCCAGCAGCTGGTGCCGCGCAATCGACTGGCCCAGGAGAACCAGCAGTTCTTCCTCATCCCATCGCAGGAGCAGCTGGACAGTTCCACGGAGAACCATGGAGAGGAGGAGGATCAGGATGAGCAGGAGGATCACTTCGGGGCCCGGGCGGCCGCCTCCTACATGCCGAAAGCGGAGGCTCTGCACCAGGAACTGGATGCCTATCCCCTGCCAGATCATGCGCCGCAGGTGAACTACTACGGcggcagctcctcctcctcctcgggaGCCACTGTCACATCCTCGTCATCGGCCTCATCCGCCCGCACGGCCACCAAGGCTCCTGTCTCGGTGGCGGTGGTTCCGGCTGCCCAGGAGCAGATCTGGACAAACTGCAATACTCTGGGCTGGTCCCGGCAGCGGGATCATTTACAGCGCGTCCAGCTGAAGATCGGCGACATGGCGCCCTGCGAGAATGTGTCCATCGCCACCGTGAACTCCATGTGCATGGAGGCCACCTACCAGAAGTACGACTGCACG CAAGAGGAGTACTCGGGAGCACCCGTTCAGTGCCTGATTCCCAACACGAATCAGTGGGCCCTCATCGGGGTCTCCTCCTGGCGGATCGCCTGCGGACCCACGGGCGTAGAGCGGCCCAGGATGTACGACAAGATCGCCTCGAATGCCGCCTGGATTCGCGAGACGATCAGCGCGGTATAG
- the LOC128260870 gene encoding uncharacterized protein LOC128260870 isoform X1, translating to MSDIYYCSNSQMKKSRDADKSSATLAATNTNANLNAANMAAADKKNNNNNCSNRNKDKSMQANGKNWKGIVQSNPNPSGNGGGGVGVGTTAQPPKVFHNTRCTRHHKPHHSHGNGLPASVGGGLGGLGGGVASSNGPSLETPQQRERERERDRERDRERDRERDRDRERERERNMEREREHHLHMHQHQHNHGLRRKSESVLSTDSDIRFTRRKLGDGQKCGCAVIAGFLIALLVAGVFVYVGYTYFRPEPLPDRVFRGRFMVLNDKWSMELANQNSMRFQHKARDYRERINLTLRRSDLREAYEGSEILALDGSEDNNNIIVHFNMIFDPYAGLVSSGDLLALFHEEMTQPPQQRRHFANMTVDVASLSIKETTGLIEEPVMSSSPLGGHDETTEPVVTTTPAPPRRCSPLELTYCRQVGYNITTYPNLLGHASYEQLAQDVIVFRELVDGECHREAYDFVCRLLQPPCDTHGADLQPTPGQICREYCESFMAGCGSRLPQRFRHFFDCERFPESTGTQSCHQKPHCVSDMQSNVQSPRLCDGYADCPDLSDERSCAFCSPNALYCGRGRACVPRKARCDGKADCPDGADEKDCLSIAPLAADLLHPEPLVPYLPRFHSAGYAVFSEKGVVGKLCAEGLEGDAKLVVRQTVSESLCKSLGYESVEIFDVQNDTEQLSDYVRVLDPHAPEISFIRTHCPRRQVLYVGCGELRCGVQSALFNAKQHLALPKMSAPGDWPWLVALFREDIHVCDGTLISQDWVLTTEGCFQGQPRATWMAIVGAVRLSAKAPWTQRRRIIGMIKSPVEGSTAALVRLETPVNYSDHVRPICLPDALQRRLLQQPPAQRRSHVVPVAERLEGQQLVPRNRLAQENQQFFLIPSQEQLDSSTENHGEEEDQDEQEDHFGARAAASYMPKAEALHQELDAYPLPDHAPQVNYYGGSSSSSSGATVTSSSSASSARTATKAPVSVAVVPAAQEQIWTNCNTLGWSRQRDHLQRVQLKIGDMAPCENVSIATVNSMCMEATYQKYDCTQEEYSGAPVQCLIPNTNQWALIGVSSWRIACGPTGVERPRMYDKIASNAAWIRETISAV from the exons aTGAAAAAATCGCGCGACGCGGATAAATCATCCGCCACGTTGGCGGCCACCAATAccaatgcaaatttaaatgcgGCCAATATGGCGGCCGCTGATaagaagaacaacaacaacaactgcagcaaTCGCAACAAAGACAAGAGCATGCAAGCGAACGGTAAAAATTGGAAG GGCATTGTCCAGAGCAATCCCAATCCAAGTGGtaatggtggtggtggagtCGGCGTGGGCACCACCGCGCAACCGCCAAAGGTTTTCCACAACACCCGATGCACAAGGCACCACAAACCGCACCACAGTCACGGCAATGGATTGCCAGCTTCCGTGGGAGGAGGATTGGGTGGATTGGGAGGAGGAGTAGCCTCCTCCAATGGACCATCGTTGGAGACGCCACAGCAGCGGGAAAGGGAGCGAGAAAGGGATCGCGAGCGGGATCGTGAGCGGGATCGTGAGCGGGATAGGGACAGAGAGCGAGAGCGGGAGCGGAACATGGAACGAGAGCGGGAACACCACCTCCACatgcaccagcaccagcacaaTCACGGCCTGAGGAGAAAGTCCGAGTCCGTCCTGTCCACCGATTCGGACATCCGCTTCACCCGCCGGAAACTGGGCGATGGCCAAAAGTGCGGTTGCGCCGTCATCGCCGGATTCCTCATCGCCCTCCTCGTCGCCGGAGTCTTTGTCTACGTGGGAT ACACCTATTTCCGGCCGGAGCCGCTGCCGGATCGCGTGTTCCGCGGCCGCTTCATGGTGCTGAACGACAAGTGGAGCATGGAGCTGGCCAACCAGAACTCGATGAGGTTCCAGCACAAGGCCCGCGACTATCGGGAACGGATCAATCTCACCCTGCGTCGGTCTGATCTGCGTGAGGCATACGAGGGCAGCGAGATATTGGCACTGGACGG CAGCgaggacaacaacaacataatCGTGCACTTCAACATGATATTCGATCCGTACGCGGGTCTGGTGAGCAGTGGCGACCTGCTGGCCCTGTTCCACGAGGAGATGACccagccgccgcagcagcgCCGCCATTTCGCCAACATGACGGTGGACGTGGCCAGTCTGAGTATCAAGGAGACGACGGGCCTGATCGAGGAGCCGGTGATGTCCAGTTCGCCGCTGGGCGGACACGATGAGACCACCGAGCCGGTGGTGACCACCACTCCGGCTCCGCCGCGTCGCTGTTCGCCGCTGGAGCTGACCTACTGCCGCCAGGTGGGCTACAACATCACCACCTATCCGAATCTGCTGGGCCACGCCAGCTACGAGCAGCTGGCGCAGGATGTCATCGTGTTCCGGGAACTGGTCGACGGGGAGTGCCACCGGGAGGCCTACGATTTCGTGTGCCGCCTGCTCCAGCCGCCGTGCGACACCCACGGCGCCGATTTGCAGCCCACGCCGGGCCAGATTTGCCGCGAGTACTGCGAGTCCTTTATGGCCGGGTGCGGCAGTCGACTGCCGCAGCGGTTCCGGCACTTCTTCGACTGCGAACGCTTCCCGGAGTCCACGGGCACCCAGTCCTGCCACCAGAAGCCGCACTGCGTCAGCGACATGCAGTCCAATGTCCAGAGTCCCCGGCTCTGCGACGGCTATGCCGATTGCCCGGATCTCTCCGACGAACGCAGCTGCGCCTTCTGCTCCCCCAACGCCCTCTactgtgggcgtggccgggcTTGTGTGCCGCGCAAGGCGCGATGCGACGGAAAAGCCGACTGTCCGGACGGAGCCGACGAGAAGGACTGCC TTTCCATAGCTCCACTGGCCGCCGATCTGTTGCATCCAGAGCCCCTGGTTCCGTACCTCCCCCGCTTCCATTCCGCCGGATACGCCGTCTTCTCCGAAAAGGGAGTTGTGGGCAAGCTGTGCGCCGAGGGTCTGGAAGGCGATGCCAAGCTGGTGGTGCGCCAAACCGTCTCCGAGTCACTCTGCAAGTCCCTGGGATACGA ATCCGTGGAAATCTTCGATGTGCAGAACGACACGGAGCAGTTGAGCGACTACGTCCGAGTGCTAGATCCCCATGCGCCAGAGATCAGCTTCATCCGGACGCACTGCCCCCGGCGGCAGGTGCTCTACGTGGGATGCGGCGAGCTGCGGTGTGGCGTCCAGTCGGCGCTCTTCAACGCCAAGCAGCACCTGGCGCTGCCGAAGATGTCGGCGCCCGGGGATTGGCCCTGGCTGGTGGCCCTGTTCCGCGAGGACATCCACGTGTGCGACGGCACCCTGATCTCGCAGGACTGGGTCCTCACCACCGAGGGCTGCTTCCAGGGCCAGCCGCGTGCCACCTGGATGGCCATTGTGGGCGCAGTGCGTCTGTCGGCCAAGGCACCGTGGACGCAGCGGCGCCGCATCATCGGCATGATCAAGAGTCCCGTGGAGGGCTCCACGGCGGCACTGGTGCGCCTGGAGACGCCGGTCAACTACTCGGACCATGTGCGACCCATCTGCCTGCCCGATGCCCTGCAGCGGCGCCTGCTCCAGCAGCCGCCGGCCCAGAGGAGATCCCATGTCGTCCCGGTGGCCGAGCGACTGGAGGGCCAGCAGCTGGTGCCGCGCAATCGACTGGCCCAGGAGAACCAGCAGTTCTTCCTCATCCCATCGCAGGAGCAGCTGGACAGTTCCACGGAGAACCATGGAGAGGAGGAGGATCAGGATGAGCAGGAGGATCACTTCGGGGCCCGGGCGGCCGCCTCCTACATGCCGAAAGCGGAGGCTCTGCACCAGGAACTGGATGCCTATCCCCTGCCAGATCATGCGCCGCAGGTGAACTACTACGGcggcagctcctcctcctcctcgggaGCCACTGTCACATCCTCGTCATCGGCCTCATCCGCCCGCACGGCCACCAAGGCTCCTGTCTCGGTGGCGGTGGTTCCGGCTGCCCAGGAGCAGATCTGGACAAACTGCAATACTCTGGGCTGGTCCCGGCAGCGGGATCATTTACAGCGCGTCCAGCTGAAGATCGGCGACATGGCGCCCTGCGAGAATGTGTCCATCGCCACCGTGAACTCCATGTGCATGGAGGCCACCTACCAGAAGTACGACTGCACG CAAGAGGAGTACTCGGGAGCACCCGTTCAGTGCCTGATTCCCAACACGAATCAGTGGGCCCTCATCGGGGTCTCCTCCTGGCGGATCGCCTGCGGACCCACGGGCGTAGAGCGGCCCAGGATGTACGACAAGATCGCCTCGAATGCCGCCTGGATTCGCGAGACGATCAGCGCGGTATAG
- the LOC128260877 gene encoding uncharacterized protein LOC128260877: protein MTHTRSSLKILFQGKTNIVTCGSPNTYEEVISQAMSLFDIPEAQRNALILTNGKGYVFEAHLLEYFLLLFPCPEITFHLRFDWSQMRRNISQTESLKRKRPVEQKQEQAGGQKVGEKEEEEPVQDYKPVPVYRMNCFLGSLPSAGAAPVHRQNCFLREQSQQLVEISAAPLLREEDLQQQEPLRKRLRLEVCAKSRRTASTPVVPHPVPVMRSIRI from the exons ATGACGCATACCAGGAGCAGCTTAAAGATCCTTTTTCAGGGCAAGACGAACATCGTCACTTGCGGATCCCCCAACACCTACGAAGAGGTCATCTCCCAAG CCATGTCCCTTTTCGACATTCCGGAAGCCCAAAGGAACGCCCTGATCCTGACCAACGGCAAGGGATACGTGTTCGAGGCGCATTTGCTGGAGTACTTTCTGCTCCTGTTTCCCTGCCCGGAGATCACCTTCCACCTGAGGTTCGACTGGTCGCAGATGCGGAGAAATATTAGCCAGACCGAGTCCCTTAAGAGAAAGCGTCCAGTTGAGCAGAAGCAGGAGCAGGCCGGTGGCCAAAAAGTGGGGGAGAAGGAAGAGGAAGAGCCCGTGCAGGACTACAAGCCGGTACCCGTCTATCGGATGAACTGCTTTCTGGGATCGCTGCCTAGTGCAGGAGCAGCTCCCGTGCATCGCCAGAATTGTTTCCTCAGGGAACAGTCGCAGCAGCTGGTGGAGATTAGCGCAGCTCCACTTCTGCGGGAGGAGGatctgcagcagcaggagccACTAAGAAAACGTTTGCGCTTGGAAGTCTGCGCCAAGTCAAGACGCACTGCGTCCACTCCAGTGGTTCCCCACCCCGTTCCTGTCATGCGTTCGATTCGCATTTAA